The Methanoculleus marisnigri JR1 genome window below encodes:
- a CDS encoding coiled-coil protein: protein MLNDLIEKRKKVLAESEQHKDRRNELNALASKNARERNTLNAQTREFVEEAQQHKEQRDKINEEVQALKDQRNEHNDKANALFEEIESFKREHGNLQNRGVKELQKQIEHLEFKQQTEVYSTDKERELIEKIKQLKAAAKDQEAELEQNKEMRTKLADAREFRRLASEIHKEVTEKAEAAQQHHDLMVESYRKADKSREEADQSHQQFVEAQEAADEEHKQFIACQKELRDYDKVISGLRKKTKKTKVTKEQKAVRKEAERVFQQFRDGEKITTDDLLLLQRAKLI, encoded by the coding sequence ATGCTGAACGATCTGATTGAAAAAAGAAAAAAAGTCCTTGCGGAGTCTGAACAGCACAAAGACCGGCGCAACGAGTTGAACGCGCTTGCCAGCAAAAACGCCCGGGAACGCAACACGTTGAATGCCCAGACCCGCGAGTTCGTCGAGGAGGCGCAGCAGCACAAGGAGCAGCGGGATAAGATCAACGAGGAAGTCCAGGCGCTGAAGGACCAGAGGAACGAACACAACGACAAGGCAAACGCGCTCTTCGAAGAGATCGAGTCCTTCAAGAGAGAGCACGGCAACCTCCAGAACCGGGGTGTCAAGGAACTGCAGAAGCAGATCGAGCACCTGGAGTTCAAGCAGCAGACCGAGGTTTACAGCACCGATAAGGAGCGCGAACTGATCGAGAAGATCAAGCAGCTCAAGGCGGCGGCGAAGGACCAGGAGGCCGAGCTCGAACAGAACAAGGAGATGCGGACGAAGCTTGCCGATGCCCGCGAGTTTCGCCGGCTGGCCTCCGAGATCCACAAGGAAGTCACCGAGAAGGCCGAGGCCGCACAGCAGCACCACGACCTGATGGTGGAGTCCTACAGGAAGGCCGACAAGTCCCGCGAAGAGGCCGATCAGTCCCATCAGCAGTTCGTCGAAGCCCAGGAGGCTGCGGACGAGGAGCACAAGCAGTTCATCGCCTGCCAGAAGGAACTCCGCGACTACGACAAAGTCATCTCGGGTCTCCGGAAGAAGACCAAAAAGACCAAAGTCACCAAAGAGCAGAAGGCCGTCCGGAAAGAGGCGGAACGTGTCTTCCAGCAGTTCCGTGACGGTGAGAAGATCACCACCGACGATCTGCTCCTGCTTCAGCGTGCAAAACTCATCTAA
- a CDS encoding DUF373 family protein has translation MAKERTLVLCVDRDDDLGFKAGIDGPTVGREACLHAATSLALVDPEDSDVNAIFETIRLYDELAKKGEEVAVAVICGNHMNLLEGDRRVASGLDAILSATGSTSCIIVTDGAEDEYVLPIIQSRVPVSSVRRVVVNQMPNLEGTYYILRRLLDDPKVSKIVLVPLGLAMLLYAVGYLLGYPEGATIVVVGVIGTYLLFKGVGIDEIFGYLITSLKTSLHGGRFTFVSYIAAILLGIVGVILGLISLLEYYSPFGIVIQMLAFIYGAVAWFIAAGLVASVGKIIDVFLNEREAIQRVVALPFFVLAIGAIAYGASTYILSISSEISGFPVTSTGGALYIVFAIIGGLFCAFFGVYLQSFLGRWVDEREPATLKREA, from the coding sequence ATGGCAAAAGAGCGGACGCTTGTCCTCTGTGTCGATCGCGATGACGATCTCGGGTTCAAAGCCGGGATCGATGGTCCCACCGTGGGCAGAGAGGCATGCCTCCATGCGGCGACCTCACTCGCCCTGGTCGATCCCGAGGACTCCGATGTCAACGCTATCTTCGAGACGATCAGGCTCTACGACGAACTCGCCAAAAAAGGGGAAGAGGTCGCCGTTGCCGTCATCTGCGGCAACCACATGAATCTGCTCGAGGGCGATCGCCGGGTAGCGTCCGGTCTCGATGCAATCCTCTCCGCAACGGGCTCTACATCCTGCATCATCGTGACGGACGGCGCCGAGGACGAGTATGTCCTGCCGATCATCCAGTCCCGGGTGCCGGTCAGCAGCGTGCGGCGGGTCGTGGTCAACCAGATGCCGAACCTCGAGGGGACGTACTACATCTTACGACGCCTTCTCGACGACCCGAAGGTCTCGAAGATCGTGCTCGTCCCGCTCGGTCTCGCGATGCTCCTCTATGCCGTGGGATACCTGCTCGGGTACCCCGAGGGTGCGACCATCGTCGTCGTCGGCGTCATCGGCACCTACCTGCTCTTCAAGGGCGTCGGGATAGACGAGATCTTCGGTTACCTGATCACCTCGCTGAAAACATCGCTCCACGGCGGGAGGTTCACGTTCGTATCCTACATCGCAGCGATACTGCTCGGTATCGTCGGGGTTATCCTCGGGCTCATAAGCCTCCTCGAATACTACTCCCCGTTCGGCATCGTCATCCAGATGCTCGCGTTCATCTACGGTGCCGTCGCCTGGTTCATCGCCGCCGGCCTCGTGGCGTCGGTGGGAAAGATCATCGACGTCTTCCTAAACGAGCGCGAGGCGATCCAGCGGGTGGTCGCCCTGCCGTTCTTCGTCCTGGCGATCGGGGCCATCGCCTACGGGGCAAGCACCTACATCCTCTCGATCAGCAGCGAGATCTCCGGGTTCCCCGTAACGAGTACGGGCGGTGCGCTGTATATCGTCTTCGCGATAATAGGAGGCCTCTTCTGCGCCTTTTTCGGCGTCTACCTCCAGTCGTTCCTGGGCCGGTGGGTTGACGAGCGGGAACCGGCCACACTGAAGAGAGAAGCGTAG
- the albA gene encoding DNA-binding protein Alba codes for MIKDNTVFVGNKPVMNYVLAVVTQFNNGAEEVAIKARGKAISRAVDTAEIALNRFLANVDKKEIFTSTEMIDTDTGKTNVSSIEIVLTHAK; via the coding sequence ATGATAAAGGACAACACAGTATTCGTGGGAAACAAACCGGTCATGAACTACGTGCTTGCGGTGGTCACCCAGTTTAATAACGGAGCGGAGGAAGTCGCGATTAAGGCGCGGGGGAAGGCAATTTCACGCGCGGTCGATACGGCGGAGATCGCGCTCAACCGGTTCCTTGCAAACGTGGACAAGAAAGAGATCTTCACGTCGACCGAGATGATCGACACCGATACCGGCAAGACGAACGTATCAAGCATCGAGATTGTCCTCACTCATGCGAAGTGA
- the asd gene encoding aspartate-semialdehyde dehydrogenase, which translates to MINVGVLGATGAVGQRFVQLLADHPWFNLQTLTASERSAGKPYGKVVNWRLDAPYPDNVSDIVVTPTTVESLKDCDLVFSALPPEVAASLETEIADAGIGVCSNARSHRMDADVPLVIPEVNPDHLGLIDVQRDRGREGFIVTNPNCSTIVLALALAPLRSFEFHDVRVATMQAISGGGFAGVSAMDIYDNVVPYIGSEEEKMESETVKIMGSFDGSEVTPASFGVSASCHRVPVIDGHTIAVWVDVKEPVAEVKKVYANFKSPFSNLPLQPEKAVELLDPPDRPQPRLDRNRGRGMTVSVGRIREGLRFVALGHNTIRGAAGASVLNAELICSRKYL; encoded by the coding sequence ATGATTAATGTAGGAGTGCTTGGTGCCACAGGAGCGGTGGGACAGCGCTTCGTTCAGTTGCTGGCGGATCATCCCTGGTTTAATCTCCAGACTCTGACCGCATCTGAGCGGAGTGCGGGAAAACCGTACGGCAAGGTGGTCAACTGGCGCCTCGATGCGCCGTACCCGGACAACGTCAGCGATATCGTCGTCACTCCCACAACCGTCGAGAGTCTGAAGGACTGCGACCTCGTCTTCTCCGCGCTTCCTCCCGAGGTGGCGGCGTCCCTTGAGACGGAGATCGCCGATGCGGGTATCGGTGTCTGCAGCAACGCCCGCTCGCACCGCATGGACGCGGACGTTCCGCTGGTGATCCCGGAAGTCAACCCGGACCACCTCGGCCTGATCGACGTCCAGCGGGATCGCGGACGCGAGGGGTTCATCGTGACGAACCCGAACTGTTCGACGATCGTCCTTGCGCTGGCCCTTGCACCCCTCCGGTCGTTCGAGTTCCATGACGTGCGTGTGGCGACCATGCAGGCAATCTCGGGAGGCGGGTTTGCCGGCGTCTCCGCCATGGACATCTACGATAACGTCGTCCCCTACATCGGCTCCGAAGAGGAGAAGATGGAGAGCGAGACGGTGAAAATAATGGGGTCGTTCGACGGTTCCGAGGTAACCCCGGCTTCGTTCGGCGTGAGCGCAAGCTGCCACCGGGTCCCCGTCATCGACGGACACACCATTGCGGTCTGGGTCGACGTAAAGGAGCCGGTTGCCGAGGTGAAAAAAGTTTACGCAAACTTTAAGTCCCCCTTCAGCAATCTACCCTTACAGCCGGAGAAGGCCGTTGAGCTCCTCGACCCGCCCGACCGTCCGCAGCCACGGCTCGACCGTAACCGTGGACGGGGCATGACGGTGTCCGTCGGGAGAATCCGCGAAGGGTTACGGTTCGTTGCGCTCGGCCACAACACCATCCGTGGGGCCGCAGGCGCATCCGTCCTCAACGCTGAACTGATATGCTCGAGGAAGTACCTTTAG
- a CDS encoding 4Fe-4S binding protein, whose protein sequence is MAAVVDIEKCTGCETCVDVCPASAITMEDGKAKVDVDLCVDCETCVDECPSEAISME, encoded by the coding sequence TTGGCAGCAGTTGTTGATATTGAGAAGTGTACCGGCTGTGAAACCTGTGTGGACGTCTGTCCGGCTTCCGCCATCACCATGGAAGACGGCAAGGCAAAAGTCGACGTCGACCTCTGTGTTGATTGCGAAACCTGCGTCGACGAGTGCCCGTCGGAAGCAATCTCCATGGAATAA
- the dapB gene encoding 4-hydroxy-tetrahydrodipicolinate reductase, whose product MVKVVVSGALGRMGTNIGRIVDEAPDMELVGGIDVREGTLFKTEVVPAAKIDAFLNEKKPDVLIDFTVAGAAVENIKAAARNGVALIVGTTGFSPEQRETIAAAVEGNVPAVISSNFSVGVNIFWKLVREAARELGDYDVEVTEAHHRYKKDAPSGTAKTILEILDQELGSREKAYGRVGETERKDEIGVHVIRGGDIVGDHSVLFAGNFECIEVSHRAYDRAVFAQGAVRAARWVVGREPRIYGMQDVLGL is encoded by the coding sequence ATGGTTAAGGTAGTCGTATCCGGTGCCCTGGGACGTATGGGAACCAACATCGGCCGGATCGTCGACGAAGCCCCCGACATGGAACTGGTCGGAGGCATCGACGTGCGGGAGGGAACGCTTTTTAAGACCGAGGTCGTCCCGGCGGCGAAGATCGACGCGTTCCTGAACGAGAAGAAGCCCGACGTCCTGATCGACTTCACCGTTGCGGGCGCTGCGGTCGAGAACATCAAAGCCGCCGCCCGAAACGGCGTGGCGCTCATCGTCGGGACGACGGGGTTCTCCCCCGAGCAGCGGGAGACGATCGCGGCCGCCGTCGAAGGAAACGTCCCGGCGGTGATATCGAGCAACTTCTCCGTCGGCGTCAACATCTTCTGGAAACTCGTGCGGGAAGCGGCACGCGAGCTCGGCGACTACGACGTCGAGGTCACCGAAGCCCATCACCGCTATAAGAAGGACGCCCCGAGCGGCACGGCGAAGACCATCCTCGAGATCCTGGACCAGGAACTCGGGAGCCGCGAGAAGGCCTACGGCCGTGTCGGCGAGACCGAGCGGAAAGACGAGATCGGCGTCCACGTCATCCGCGGCGGCGATATCGTCGGCGATCACTCCGTTCTCTTTGCCGGGAACTTCGAGTGCATCGAGGTCTCTCACCGCGCCTACGACCGGGCGGTCTTCGCCCAGGGCGCCGTCCGGGCCGCACGCTGGGTCGTCGGCAGGGAGCCGCGCATCTATGGTATGCAGGATGTCCTCGGGCTGTGA
- the dapA gene encoding 4-hydroxy-tetrahydrodipicolinate synthase, with translation MFEGILPAIITPFYRDSRASLDIEGLQSNIESLLQRGVHGIVPCGSTGESATLTFEEHEQVIGKAVEVVDGRVPVLAGTGSNNTEEAVRLTRSAKDAGADGALIISPYYNKPNRSGLIKHFTKLADLDIPIVLYNVPGRTGQNLQPDLVAELARHPNIVGIKEASGDITQISRIIEETRDEEFSVISGDDAMTLPVLAVGGAGVISVAANVDPGRMVGMYEAFRAGDLARAQVLHYELAPLMRAMFIDTNPIPVKKAVELLGMAAGPVRLPLDELDEAKTEQLRKVLVNHG, from the coding sequence ATGTTTGAGGGAATCCTTCCGGCAATCATTACCCCTTTTTACCGGGACTCCAGAGCGAGTCTCGATATTGAAGGATTACAGTCCAACATAGAATCACTCCTGCAGCGCGGGGTTCACGGTATCGTGCCCTGCGGGTCGACCGGCGAGTCCGCGACGCTCACGTTCGAGGAGCACGAGCAGGTGATCGGCAAGGCCGTCGAGGTCGTCGACGGGCGGGTCCCGGTGCTTGCCGGGACGGGATCGAACAACACCGAAGAGGCCGTCCGCCTGACCCGGTCGGCGAAGGATGCGGGTGCGGACGGCGCGCTCATCATCAGCCCCTACTACAACAAGCCGAACCGCTCCGGGCTCATCAAGCACTTCACGAAGCTTGCCGACCTTGATATTCCAATCGTCCTCTACAACGTCCCCGGCCGGACGGGGCAGAACCTCCAGCCCGACCTGGTGGCGGAGCTCGCGAGACACCCGAACATCGTCGGGATCAAGGAGGCAAGCGGCGACATCACCCAGATCTCCCGTATCATCGAGGAGACGCGGGACGAGGAGTTCAGCGTGATCTCCGGGGACGACGCGATGACGCTCCCCGTCCTCGCCGTAGGGGGTGCGGGCGTGATATCGGTGGCGGCAAACGTCGACCCCGGCCGGATGGTGGGGATGTACGAGGCCTTCCGGGCCGGCGACCTTGCCCGCGCACAGGTTCTGCACTACGAACTCGCTCCCCTCATGCGGGCGATGTTCATCGACACGAACCCCATCCCCGTGAAGAAGGCGGTGGAACTCCTCGGGATGGCCGCGGGCCCGGTCAGGCTGCCGCTCGACGAACTCGACGAAGCAAAGACGGAACAACTGAGAAAGGTGCTGGTGAATCATGGTTAA
- a CDS encoding 30S ribosomal protein S17e: MGIKPSYIKNLGEELIVKHRDRFSGDFEENKHAVAEVAVIDSKTVRNRVAGYISRKINTRKR; encoded by the coding sequence ATGGGAATAAAACCGTCATATATCAAGAACCTCGGCGAAGAACTCATCGTCAAGCACCGCGACAGATTCAGTGGAGACTTTGAAGAGAATAAACACGCTGTCGCCGAGGTTGCCGTGATCGACAGCAAGACCGTCCGGAACCGGGTTGCCGGGTACATCTCAAGAAAGATAAATACAAGGAAGCGGTAA
- a CDS encoding thiamine-phosphate synthase family protein has product MMQERGKVIDRVEEAVALLVERMDARLIPEVGMNIVYALPDARSKDDVAGVLGRIVRLDDKVHPVGEIAFGASDHVARIVITAMRFDPRIRSAANIRFSEAILPELDNLLFEVCSFDREKEPVGVQTMDWGVASCCREGVPDVIYDRGAVGKEPMIRVLGEDPVTVAQNILKLSNRITYAQL; this is encoded by the coding sequence ATGATGCAAGAGCGCGGGAAGGTTATCGATCGCGTGGAAGAGGCCGTAGCGCTGCTCGTCGAGCGGATGGATGCCCGGCTCATCCCGGAGGTCGGGATGAACATCGTCTACGCCCTGCCCGATGCGCGGAGCAAAGACGACGTGGCGGGAGTCCTCGGCCGGATCGTCAGGCTTGATGATAAGGTGCACCCCGTCGGGGAGATCGCGTTCGGGGCAAGCGACCACGTGGCCCGGATCGTCATCACGGCCATGCGTTTCGACCCGCGCATCAGGAGCGCGGCAAACATCCGCTTCTCGGAAGCAATCCTCCCGGAGCTCGACAACCTCCTCTTCGAGGTCTGCTCGTTCGACCGGGAGAAAGAACCGGTGGGCGTGCAGACGATGGACTGGGGCGTCGCCTCCTGCTGCAGGGAGGGTGTTCCCGACGTCATCTACGACCGGGGGGCCGTGGGGAAAGAGCCGATGATCCGGGTTCTCGGGGAAGATCCGGTCACGGTCGCACAAAATATTCTTAAACTGTCAAATCGCATTACCTATGCACAATTGTAA
- the priL gene encoding DNA primase regulatory subunit PriL, with protein sequence MGIVLDRKELIKYPFLKESQQLARRHVESLEEFLGSSPGVAALERAKERVVAALTFKKEFGDENTQNLKPEIEIASYAIARMLVSCAGDRSLVDRLARYEAERASFFLAAEEPEIRRFVAWSVGIDTGAVAMPVTRYVELVPHLRDRRWRLVNRDVRQGGVNLEAGEIDELIRERIRAIIADQLPLRVPTGICERLAPVTSEITALRQQQVLEQFGEIKEEAFPPCISALIQAITAGTNLTHMGRFAITSFLHTIGMNVAQIADVFARAPDFDPDMTMYQVEHISGRGGTEYTPPSCATMRTFGLCANRDKDCERVNHPLSYYRLKKNMAKKRS encoded by the coding sequence ATGGGTATCGTACTCGATCGCAAAGAACTCATCAAATATCCCTTTTTGAAAGAATCGCAGCAGCTGGCCCGCCGGCACGTGGAGTCGCTCGAAGAGTTCCTTGGAAGCAGCCCGGGCGTCGCGGCGCTCGAGCGCGCGAAGGAACGGGTCGTTGCCGCGCTCACGTTCAAAAAGGAGTTCGGGGACGAAAACACGCAGAATCTCAAGCCCGAGATCGAGATCGCGAGTTACGCCATCGCCCGGATGCTCGTCTCCTGCGCCGGCGACCGGTCGCTCGTCGACCGCCTTGCCCGCTACGAGGCCGAACGCGCATCCTTCTTCCTCGCGGCCGAAGAGCCGGAGATACGGCGGTTCGTTGCCTGGAGCGTCGGCATCGATACCGGGGCGGTTGCAATGCCGGTCACCCGGTACGTCGAGCTGGTCCCTCACCTGCGCGACAGGCGGTGGCGGCTCGTCAACAGGGATGTCCGGCAGGGAGGCGTGAACCTCGAGGCAGGCGAGATCGACGAACTCATCCGGGAACGGATCCGGGCGATCATCGCCGACCAGCTGCCGCTCCGGGTTCCGACCGGGATCTGCGAACGCCTCGCGCCGGTCACGAGCGAGATTACCGCGCTGCGGCAGCAGCAGGTCCTCGAACAGTTCGGCGAGATCAAGGAGGAAGCGTTCCCGCCCTGCATCAGCGCGCTCATCCAGGCGATCACCGCGGGGACGAACCTGACGCACATGGGCCGGTTCGCCATCACGTCGTTCCTCCATACCATCGGGATGAACGTTGCGCAGATAGCGGACGTGTTCGCGCGGGCTCCCGACTTCGACCCGGACATGACGATGTACCAGGTGGAGCACATCTCCGGCCGGGGCGGCACCGAGTATACCCCGCCGTCGTGCGCCACCATGCGCACGTTCGGGCTCTGCGCCAACCGGGACAAGGACTGCGAGCGGGTCAACCATCCGCTGAGTTACTACCGGCTCAAGAAAAATATGGCGAAAAAACGGAGTTAA
- a CDS encoding DNA polymerase sliding clamp produces the protein MLKATIDAEIFRESIDAIAALVTECRLHTAEDQIRTRSVDTANVAMVSLELQSTAFNSFSATAGELGLDIAKMKNIIGMMGKGDALTLTLLDEERKLELSFGGYRYSISLLDVNTIRKDPNPPGIDLPGKAVVPGDALNNAIKAAAVISDKIALGIDPDAMTFYMEAEGDTDHIKLALGEDELVALSPVQARSLFSIDYLKDMGRVMARADKVEVYLGIDHPVRFVFDIADGNGRVEYLLAPRIEAD, from the coding sequence ATGTTAAAGGCAACGATTGACGCAGAAATATTTCGGGAATCCATCGACGCGATCGCCGCACTGGTGACGGAGTGCCGCCTGCACACGGCCGAGGATCAGATCAGGACACGCTCCGTCGATACCGCAAACGTGGCCATGGTCTCCCTGGAACTCCAGAGCACGGCGTTCAACTCGTTCTCGGCGACAGCCGGGGAGCTGGGTCTGGATATCGCAAAGATGAAGAACATCATCGGGATGATGGGGAAGGGCGACGCGCTGACTTTGACCCTGCTCGACGAAGAGCGAAAACTGGAACTGAGTTTCGGCGGCTATCGCTACTCCATATCGCTCCTTGATGTCAACACCATCCGGAAAGATCCGAACCCGCCGGGAATCGACCTCCCCGGAAAGGCGGTCGTCCCGGGCGACGCGCTGAACAACGCCATCAAAGCGGCCGCCGTCATCTCCGACAAGATCGCGCTCGGGATCGACCCCGATGCCATGACCTTCTACATGGAGGCGGAGGGCGACACCGACCACATCAAACTCGCGCTCGGCGAGGACGAACTCGTCGCCTTAAGCCCGGTGCAGGCCCGTTCCCTCTTCTCGATCGATTACCTGAAGGACATGGGGCGGGTCATGGCGCGCGCGGACAAGGTGGAGGTCTACCTCGGCATCGATCACCCGGTGAGGTTTGTCTTTGACATTGCGGACGGCAACGGCCGCGTTGAGTACCTCCTTGCTCCTCGGATCGAGGCCGATTGA
- a CDS encoding RlmE family RNA methyltransferase, translating into MGSQWTKDSVYRKAMKAGYRARAAYKLLEIQQRNGIIRPDDNVVDLGAAPGSWLQVLRDLTDGRVIGVDLNPIAPMEGVTTIVGDFTDPLVQERIREEAGGVVSVVVSDASPKLSGQKSYDQARAIGLGEDALAFACTVLKPGGNMVIKSFQGELFGELIAETRKHFYSVRGYRTKASRKGSAETYIIAKNFKGTCDDAEGPL; encoded by the coding sequence ATGGGTTCTCAATGGACTAAAGACAGCGTCTATCGAAAGGCGATGAAGGCGGGATACCGGGCACGTGCCGCCTACAAGCTGCTGGAGATCCAGCAGCGAAACGGTATCATCAGGCCCGACGACAACGTCGTCGACCTCGGGGCGGCGCCGGGCAGCTGGCTGCAGGTGCTTCGCGACCTGACCGACGGCAGGGTCATCGGCGTGGATCTCAATCCCATCGCGCCCATGGAAGGCGTCACCACCATCGTCGGGGACTTCACCGATCCTCTCGTCCAGGAGCGCATCCGCGAGGAGGCCGGCGGCGTCGTCAGCGTCGTGGTCTCCGACGCCTCGCCGAAACTCTCCGGCCAGAAGAGTTACGATCAGGCCCGTGCGATCGGGCTCGGCGAGGACGCACTGGCGTTTGCCTGCACGGTCTTAAAACCCGGCGGCAATATGGTGATAAAGTCGTTCCAGGGCGAGCTCTTCGGGGAGCTGATTGCCGAAACGAGAAAGCATTTCTATTCCGTCCGGGGGTACAGGACGAAGGCGTCGCGGAAAGGGAGTGCCGAGACCTA